caCATCATACATATACatttacattattttctttattattatatatatatatattgctagggaaaaaaaaaaaacaaaaactaggCAACAAAAACATGGGCAACAAATTTACACTATTTAACTATATTTTAATACATTCTTCACCAGGGCATCAAAACACACTATTCAACAAATATTTACACATTCTTCACctgtttcaaaataaatttatcaacaaactatatatatatatatatatatacacattctTCCACTAGGTGACCAAAGCAATCATGTTGAACATGAAATGATATTAATTACACTCATTCATAGCACAGTGCAAGTTAAAATATTACGTTATCTTCTGAGTTTTCTATTTGCATtttcaatagaaaataaaaaaaaacacaaagtttAGATATAAAAGGGGGAaaattttgggggaaaaaaaaaactctaggaagaaaaagaaaagcaaaaaaagtgGAGAAGGTCATACCTGTCTCggttggaaaagaaaaaaaaagagagaatgccGATAAGgaggagggggaaaaaaagaaaaaagtaatgtcATACTTGGTTCTCGGTTGGagaagacaacaaaaaaaaaaaaaagaaaagaataaattaataacaaaagaagataatgacgagagagagagagagaagggtcATACTTGATTTTGGttggagaattaaaaaaaaagaaaaaagaagaagattaagTTGAGATTACCAACGATGGAGggacaagaaggaaaaaaggaaacGAGAGAAGTTGAGATTATTACTGTTGAGCTATGAAGAGGCTGAAGCCTGAAGATTGATGATGAGAGCTCTTGGAAAAGTGGGAATTAGGTGGGATAGGTGAGAGCAAAAAAGGACgattatttttgtctttctttatcAACAGGCGTTTTCACTCCTAGTTTCTCTCCATTTCGAAGAGACAAGTTTTGTGTGGGCCCGGGTGGAAAATGCCCGAGCTCcacacaaaaattttctttcccccTCTCCTTACCAAACAACATAAccccattttctctccattaTTTTCCACCCACTATATTCCacccccaaccaaacatacccttaaagttgaaatttcaaaacaaaatcccATATAGCCATCAAGGAGTTACACGATTTTGATGCCCGGGTGAAAATAGTGGTACTAATGagttttctctctccctcactACCtctcaaattcttcttcctGCTATacgtgaaaaaaatttcaaacctagTGTATTATACACATTTTCTATCTCTTTGTTGTTTTGCACTTTGATTTTGTTCTCGCAATGCACCACTAGCCTTATTTATTGAATattggaattttgggcttgaatATCTCCATCTAATCACACTTTAAAGAACCCAGGGGAGAGTTTTGGGCTTGTTCTAGCATTTCAGCATTTGTCGCAAAAACATCCCAAAAATGTTCTAATTCTCAGGGCCTTCTATGAAGAAATCCTGGTAGTCCAGAGGATAGGCATattcatatctttgtgttcgtGTGTCATTTTTCCTTCTTATCTTCTGCCTGTTCAGGCAAGAAGTTTACCAAATGGTTTTCTTCTAAAGGTTCATAAGAAACAACTCTGGCTGGCCCAACTCATCCAAGGCCATTGCTTATATAGTTATATCGTGGCTGCGGGTTATGCGCAAAGAGTAACATATTAAAGTCCACTTAGCTCACTTATTAAGTCATTGATTGTATACtcactattctttttctttttcctcccaGCCTGTGCCTGCATCATTCAGATGGTTCCCTAGtgaacccaaaagaaaaagagaaagaaaacataaactACATTTGTACTAGGCTTTACGCTCTGCAAACCATATTTACAAGAGGCATAAAACGAACTGTCCATTTCACAGAATTTAATTACAACTAACAAAAACCAGATGTATAGAAACAGGAAAGGAGAGATTAGTACTCATATATACAAGTTAGCAGATATCGCAGTCGCTCTCTCCATGTATATGAGTTTTTGTGAGTTTTCCTGCAACTTGTTCAGGTAAGTTCCCCTTTAAGAGCTCTGGCAGCTCTTTGAATTGCTCTGGAAACCCTCCAGATCTCATGCTGAATTGCCGCTTGGATTTCTTTTCGACTCATTCTTGCAGATTGGGAAATAGCATCTGCTACCCCAGGGAAGAAATCCAACTTGCTTTCATGGTCACCCGGGGGCCCATAAATCtaccccaaaaaacaaaatcagaatGAGTTGTATGGGAAATATTTAGTTCTTCAATACAGTAATCTTACTAAGGATAGACCCATTGATTGTTTTCTTAATAGATAGGCATCAGGCAAAAGGGCCAGGAGCTCTATATTCAATGTGTACATAAATGTACTCATTATGTCTTCATCACATTTTGGTATAATTGCTTCCCACAATACAACACAAACAAAGTCGGTATatgtcaaaattaattttcaaatataacttATTAGTCTATTTTAGCCAGTAGTAACTGCAAAATATGGATTCAAGTTGGTAAAAGGTACAAATTATGAACCCTTCTTTAGGAATCTCAAAAGTGAGATTGAATCAGGGAAAGAGATGAATAATCAGTAAATTGCTTAATCTGATTTTATAAGCATTATACAATGGTCTTTTTCCTTCCTCATTTTTCCTGCCATGGAGGACCATCGGCTTTgcaaaaatctctaaaaaggTCATTTTTATGGGTCAGAACAGAAGTGGCACATTGGTGCTTAGCCTGCTCTTCTCCATAACaagtttttaagaaaagaagaataataagtctcctaaattcaaaataatagtaTAATTGGAAATTTTCTTCACGCTTATTTCGAAACAGAACCTaactttttttctcatttacACAGTTatcactcaaaattttcaatgaatTAAAGGAAAGAACTTACGAGATGCTTAAACCACTGCCTTCCTTGAAGCCCATCCACATCCAAAAACCCTCTTTCAGCAAGCATCAACCGATCATTCAGTGCTCGCTTTTTCAACACTACAGAATCACCAGTAGTTTCTTGCTGTCTCAGTATCTGCTCTTCAGAACAAGAAATGGCCCACGGTtaattaaaaacaccaaaattaaaaaggaaaaaaattcaaaagataaagaaagaaggaaatttACGTAGGGGATTTATTTATCGTCGCTAATACATGCATGCCAAAAATTGTGTATTGAAATTACCTTTGCTTCATCCTCAGCTTCTTTAGCTGCAGAGACAAGTTCTTGAATTGATGTTGTTAGAGGATGCAGGGATACATTCTCATGCAACAAGTTGCTCAAGATACCTTTATACCTCTGGCCATAGGgggaaaaatacaatttcaataTGTagtatcaacaaaaataagaacacCAATGCTATATTTGAAGGttcaaacaattttaattattaacaatgattttttacttaaaaaaaaaaaaaaaaaaaagaagaagaagaagctttgTTAGTAATGTTGATGCAACATCAATGTCTGATAAGCATCTTCCTCAAAGTTCATTGGGATTTTTTAATATCTTCATATTAGTTTTCTCCATATTTAGTATAGAAAAAAGTTACAACTACTCTTGTTCAaccatataatattaatttggtTGTCCATACATACAAACTCTTTTCCCATTGATTCCATGTGTATAGAAGGGAACTGTCTGGGAGGTTTGACGCCAAGCATTGCATTATTAACCTTAAAGCAGGTCATGGAAAAGATTAAATTAACATCACATGGTCACATCAACCAGCTAGAAGCTAGATTGCAGCCACCTTGATCAAATGGCAATTTctcaacacaacacaacacagcATAGCCCTAATCCtaaacaaaacatgttttttttttttttcacaagtaATTCCAACTACAAGATTAATTAATCAGTATTTCCCAAACCACACACACTAGAGATACACAAGCAGCAAAGAATtcctaaaataaccaaaaaaagattAGATGAGTACCTGCAATTGTTCAGCATAAGATAGGTAATTGAATGGTAGAATGGAATCATCAGCCAGGTGAAGGGCTAGAAGACCCCAAATTCCTGCAACTGAAACAACACAAAACAGAAATGGCATCATCTTGAAGAGGCTTAATATTTGTTAAGACAAATTGAAGTGCCAATCCATTTATGGACAAATGCTAATAAAAAAGAGAGCTAACCAGCCACATGCCGATGAAACAATGGATCTCCATTATTTGTCATCCACACATAGGAGTCAAAAGCAGTGTGATAGACTGGAAAACCTGAATAGGAATGAAGATTTATTACTTCACCAAACTGTTTagcatcaaaattcaatttgctaaTATTATATTTAACTGAGGTTCAGATTATTACAACAAGTATGTTTACATTATAACTCATTAGGGATAAGCAAtttcaagaaataataaaattcattttctcCAGATAGTAAGGTTATTGTTTAAACAGCCTACAGAAGTTGATAAATGCAATTCTGATTCCCACAGAAAACACAGACACAACCTTTGTAATGGCTTCAGTATATATAGGAGCAAGAATCTGATTTAACATTTCATAAACTCTAAGCCattcattctttttaaaaaCTCCCAAAAATAGTATAAgagtcaaagaagaaaaagaaaagaaatatggaACTCATAGTGTTGCACACAGACATACACGAGTGTACCTGCACCTACAACTAGATGTGATATgcattatttgcaaaacttTCAATTTCTTCATGTAAAACTTTTTATGTACACGTATGAGAGATTTACCTCTTCCATAGTATATATCAATAGAAGGAACCCCTGCATGTTGCACAAATGGAGCAAAATCAGAATCCACTCCACCAAGTCTTTGGATCTACAGCCAGCCAAGACAATTGTGGTTAAAAAACTAGCATAAGCCTTGCATTGTTAAAAATGAACGCGCCAACCAAGAAAAGCAATTTAATTTCAATTCCTTTGCATCCCAAACAAGAAACTACTATCAAGAAGCGAATCACAGTGCCTTGGCCACTTTTATCTTTCAGAAATACTACAGCAACATAATTTGGTAGCAAGCATATAATAGGACCGAAAAAAGAGAGGGGGGGTGATGCAGCGTAGGcgtgtagaagcagaatctgtaacacacaattactacaactcttccacGAAACCTAAGTTCCACAATAACACTAGactagtaggcaaaataatagagaaaacatctctaacaaacttttattaatcaatgtataataataataatcaacccctctataaagagtatttatagaaatataatttctcttactccttttaggaaaataaataatgaacttacttctacttgagaaaggaaaaacagttaaaatcctaattcaactagaaaaaagaaaacaacataaaatattaaaatattttattccttaACCAATTTGCATCATTCTCTTGGGGTTGGGGAAAACTCGTCCTCGAGTTTTGTGGCAATCTTCCACGATCAATTGGAACCCCGAATAATCCTCTCCATCCTATTCTTCTGTGCAAGACAAGACGAATCAGTATGctacttatcaatcttttttcACTTATAATAAATCTTGATGTACGGATTTTTATTCTTGATTTCTTTTGCCACGGTGGGATATATGAAgcaagtactaaaaaaaaatccatgcaCACATCCAAAAACTTCATATTTCCTCTTCGACAAAGATTACTTAAAATCACTCGTTCACGCCTTTTGTTGACCTCTATTAattcttgttcaataaaatcCTCCCAAAAGGGatcaataacctttttttttttaatgtcgaAAGTCTCATCAACGATGTGAGTTATGGGCTCATCTCGTATGtatatgactttatttttatcaagctcAATCTTTTCTCCTTGACTAAAATCTTCAGGATAGTCATCATAAATTGGTGGAGAATCCCAATCTACTAGACAAACTCTTTCAATGTATTCATCATCCTCTTTGATATCACAGCCCTCCTGCTCAATATCAagatcctcctcctcctccacaaaACATGGATTTGGATGGTAGTTTTGAGGTTGACTTCCAACGGCTAAGGCGGTGAGCTGCTTTGAAAGCACATCAAACCACTCCTCTATTCGTTGAAAGAACACCTCTAATTGCGCATCGCGTGCAACCTCATCGCATTCATACACGTCATTTATGGCAACAGGTTTTCCCCCACGTACTCTTTTTTGTGCCATCGTAGGAACCTAgcctggctctgataccaactgatgcAGCATGGGcgtgtagaagcagaatctgtaacacacaattactacaactcttccacGAAACCTAAGTTCTATaagaacactaggctagtaggcaaaataatagagaaaacatttctaacaaacttttattaatcaacgcataataataataatcaacctctctataaagagtatttatagaaataaaatttctcctacttcttttaggaaaaaaaataataaacctacttctacttgaaaaaggaaaaacaatttaactaggaaaataaaaacaattaaaatcctaattcaattagaaaaaagaaaacaacataaaatattaaaatattttattctttcttaacCAATCTGCATCgcctgggggggggggggcttggATATAAGGTTATAAATGcgtaaaatagtaaaatactaTCTGGTTATGATTTTTAACTTCTAGAAcattcttcaagctttttcatgAAACACTCaaacaaatatttcaaaagtTGCTTAAACAAGGCCTAGTAGAATTGTCTAATAGTCATTTAGGCCAAGCACATAACCACGAAAAAGTAGATTACCCTAGCTGATTCTTCATATATGCCTAGGATTTAATATTGGTGGCCATCTACCATGTTTAGGGAATCTCAGATAAACCTCAGTCAAACCAACTCAAGTTCTCTAATTTGTAGGGGCAATAATCTGACAATAAACTTGAGAACCACCGGAGCTGGGTATACTTTACCAAGCTCCATTTAATCTCATTTAGAAATCTAATGAGGCCAAACCCAAGCTGGAAGCCTGGAACAGATAAAAAATCATGAGCAGCATCAGGCATGAGTCAGTTGTGTTTCTATAGCTACATCATATCTTTGAAAGTCCACCGAAATGAATCAGTTCAGCAGCAATGTGCATCCTAGAAAATACACCAAAATAAACCAGTTGAAGAAAATCTTATTTACACTATAGAGACAGCAAGGATGAGAACAATTTAAGCCATGTAAGTGTTTTTCATTTCCTATGATGTTATCTTTTATTGGCACAAGTATGAAAATGATGCAATCATAATAAAAGGGTAACAGGATTGCCCCTTTGTATCCTAGACACATTCCAAATGAAACATCGGAAAGCTAAAAAAATAGGCAAACTTACATTCGTGCCTGCATTTGTGGCAGCCCACTTCTCATAGACTGTCAAACCCTCTGAATCAGGATCCTTTACCTGAAATCAGCTTGAATATTAGTTAAGTCACATTTCTCAAATACAGAGTTAAGACCAAGTCATATCCAATGAGATGTGTTAAAGTACTGATTATCCCAAATGCTTAAGTTattaggaaattgtgaatttaatcatttaatcataattctaataAGATGATCATGggttattgtttatttattaaacacTTTACCTTCTTTGTGACCTCAAGAAGTAGACTGTCCAACTGAGGTGTAGCACCAACAAAGAAACCCGGACCTTGAACCGCACAATCTACATTAAGGTAGGCTACTGCTTTGGAGCCCAGATTCACAAGGTTCTGTTCAACCCACTCAGTTGATCCTATCTGAAAGGACAAACCAATACATACTAAATTTAAGTCTTATACATGAACATAGTCCAAGAGAAAATTAAACATTACCTACCATCCCAAACTCTTCCGCATCCCAACTGCAGAGAATTATTGTCCTTCGAGGCTGCCACCCCAAGCGAATCATAAGAGCATATCGGCGAGCAATGTCAAGCAGCGCTGCAGTTCCACTGTTGGGGTCAACAGCACCATACGTCCATGCATCTCTATGATTTCCAAGCAGCACATAGCGATCAGGCTCTTCCGAACCCCTTATGACAGCAAAAACATTATGAATAGTCGCTACCTTTTTCTCCCCCTaaaaaatgtgaggaaaaaagaaGATTCATAAGTACATTATATCAGTGGTCTCAACCCTTTAGCAATAAACTGACATGTGAAGATGTTCAGCTTTCAATTGAAGAACACAAGTGCAAAGAAGTCAACCCCCTCAAATCCCATTATGAGGCTGCACACAAAAAGCATGCAGCCAATATGCATGCTCGCACCAGGCCAAGATAAACCTACCTACCTCCATACAACTTGAACTATTTCCTTTGTATTGTCATAACGTTACCTCCCCCAAGTAAAGTCCAAGAAACTCAATTTAAATTCATGTATGACAATTTATTTTGCGGGTGAGTCCAAACTTTTCCAAAAACTAGCAATCATGAGCCAGAGCACAAGGCttccaaaatttccaaaaactgAACCCCCCCCATCcatatttgaataaaatgttAGCTCAATAAATAAAGAACCCCAAAAAGGCCAACTTTCCCAACTTCCAAATGCACAATCAAATTAACCAAAGCAAGACGATTGCCCACATCCAAAGTTTGACCAAACTTTACTCAACCACCAGTCtaactaacaaaacaaaaaataacagaaAACATAGCATAAAAGTCAAACACTGTTCTATCCCACCACaaaactcttttctttcttaacaACATTTGACTTTAAAcataaagcaaacaaaaaagtCTCAAGTCCCTCCAACCAGTAGCGATGGATAAAACCATCCACTATTCATGCGTCAAATAAAAGCAAAGCTGAAACACATCACCAACCTGGTAAGTGAAGTTCAAGGTTGTCGGGCCCGGTCCGACCCCCCGGAGGTCAACCCGCCATTTTTCCGGCGGCGGAGCGCCACCGAGTGAGTCCAATATGAGCCGAGCTGCCCGAACCGACAAGGGCATGGATGGAATTTTGGGAAATCTTTTCAAGACTCGAGCGTCTTCCATCTCCAAACTCTCACCATCATCGACTGCAGCCCAGCCAGGACTCAGTGGGTCCCCAACGCCACTCATCACAGTCCCTCTCTCGAACCCTTTCACCTCCTCGCCCTCGGTGTACAACAGCACCGCCACGGCTCCATTCTCCTCCGCCTTCTGAACCACAATCCCTCTAGGCAAATCTCCTCTTCTCGCAACCACTACGCACCCTTTGACACTCACATTCAACGCCTTAATCGCCTGAAAGTCCACGTCCCTCCCGTAATTCACGAACACCGCCTTAGCGAACGCCGTCCCCGACGGCGAGTACGCGTGATAAGGTCGCACTACAGCGTCGTCGTCCGAGGAATCCGATAACGACAGGTCGTGGACCGTCCCGTTGCTAAAATGCGCGGAGAGAGAGGAGTGCGTAGGATAGGAGAGTAGGGTTTTGTATTGAGTGGTGTGGGTTTGGAGGTTGAGGTTTTTGAAGTGGGAAACGACGTAGTTTACGGTGGCTAAAGAGGGCGCGGTTCCGGCGAGGTGAGGGCGCTGCGTGAGGGCGCGGAGGTAGGAAGCTATGGTGTGGTTGGAGGCAGAGGAGAGGAATATCTGGCGGAAGCGGAGGGCATTTTGGGCATTCGGATTTATTACCGTAGAGTCTGGGTAGTGCAAACTATAGAAACCAAGAATGCAGAGAATAATGAGTAGCAGGAAGGTACATAAGGGTGAAGGCTTTGATGTCGCTTTCCAAACAGTCTCTACCATTTTTGTCAGACGAGAAACAACAAAGTGTGTCAGACACAACaataagaacaataagaacTAAGAAGAAGAAGCGAGTTTTTAGGGGTTTGGCGTTACCAATTTATTTAGGAAGTTTTATCAATGgcattcattttctttcttcttcttttttttttttttttttgagctctaaatttttttttggtgattggatGTGATGTGAGGTTGTGAGATGAACAATGGCTGGAAAGGCTGAAAGTAAAACCAATTTGATTCATGTGTCGGGTTTGATGGTTGGTTTATTAAGGTGGTGGggtttttttgattttttttggtggggatTTGGTGTGTTTTTTATTCGACAGTTGTAGTACAATTAGAAGCGATATGAAGCATGCTTGCTTTTGTCGCGTTTGTTCGATTGGGAAATCATGCGAAAGTGACTTGAAATGATGAAACTCTTTTTTAAAGTGCGAACTTTGGCTATGTCCTACATCGACTTCCTTTTTTTATATGTGAGATCGGTTTGGAAAACCCGTCTTAAGACAAAAATCCCCCATTCTGATTTGTGTGCTCACCATAACGCCATAAAAATATTTGACGAGCCACCGACAACGCAACTTGTTATATTGATATATACTGTTTTAAAATACTTCCTCCACCTATGTGCACGGCACTactctaaaaatattaataaaaaatctacTTGAaggagggaattttttttttgttgaatgtaTCTACGTCACTTTCTAGCAGCATGAAAAGATGGAGGGAGGTGGTTGCTAAGTAATACGATATTGTTAATTGTCGTACAAATACAAAAACTCTGATTGGGTCCGTATCATGATGTATTGGACTTATTCAAACAATGTATACTGTTAGACATGTGTTATCATCAGGATAAATCTAATCAACTACACATTGGACATATTATCATCGATATGAATTTAGTACAATTACACATTGGATCCAATCCTTACTTTTGTAAGAATGCAGCCATGCTACTCTCAAGCTAAGGAAAGATTCAAACATACCCAAGATAAATTGAGACAGGACAAAAAGAATGCGAAAATAGGCGTCAGAACCTAAGGTTGCTTAAAGTCAACACCAAACGTGATCAAAGTCTACATCAAttgtaaaattaaagaaagttttataaTCATTCTTGAAACGGTAAAACTTTAAATTGtgcttaaataaaaaaataacaaaacacaaaaataaacacTAATTATTAAATGGTTGGACTTAGTATGCAAAAATAAGTATCAGAACCTAGGGTTGCTTAAAGTCAACACCAAGCGTGATCAAAGTCTGCATCAAttgtaaaattaaagaaagttttataatcattcttgaaacattaaaacttcaaattgtgcttaaataaaaaaataacaaaacacaaaaataaacacTAATTATTAAATGGTTGGACTTAGTAGGTATTTGGGTCCAATAATTAACTGACTCCATTTGAAAGACCACCAGTTTGGACGTCTTCTTTTTGCTTCTATGTTTATctatctataatctatatatgGTATAAAACCAAAATCCTTGactttttgttaactttttaaaaattgacataTTAACTTTACAAGCCTCACAAATTTATAcctcattataattttttttatttttttatttctttaattagaCTAAAATATTAGAAAGACTTGCATTAGTAGTAGGATTTATTAGAGAGACTCATGTTAGGATTaggattcaaaaaaataatttctttaattagaTTGCGATATTAAAGAGACTCGAGAAAGAATTgtgcgtgagagagagagagagggagagtcaCTTTAGGAGTTAGGACTCCTCTCTTcccacctcaaaaccctagcaactaCCATAGTTGCTTAACACTTTCATGATTTCTTCAAATTATTGCTTGTCTTACCACATTCAATCTCACATATGATCTATGTATGAtccatatttcatttttttatagagaTAAATTACAATATGCTGCAAATTCCGCTGCTCGAATTCTTTCTTCCCCTAAACCctcaagcactttgtgcatggagaGGTGTCAATTCAGTTATAAGGCCATTAGCAATCCATATTTCaattgattgttttttttttttttttttcctttctctcttgcTCCTTCTGACAAAAgtacttgtatatatatatatatatatatatatgggttgggttcaagttgtACAtagtgtaactttaagcaatattacaccattcaatattttttaattggatgcaaattttgacaaatctaccgattacattatcttcgtatattctccatgcttgcaaaatttcaaggtgatcaaatatTGTTGTTCCATCTAATCTTAAGACGTATGAGTTAGCTAAAACCAAGGAAGGGtgcttgcattttatattgagttaCAGCGCAATTACGATTTTGATATTAAGGTCGATCGTTATGAACTTGTGGGTTTTGTAAATGATGTAATTGATTGTAGATGTTTGAGATgtctattttgttttagaattaaggaGAAAGACACATtctatatcaaattttattctacaatattcatccaaagtttttttttttcctcgttACTTGAACTAAAGAATTATAATGGATGTGtatgtgcaatttataattgtcaCTTCTTAAGATAAGCTCATTACTAACAAAGTTCTATAACAACATTATCCAAAACCATAACAAAGTTCTATAACAACATTATCCAAAACcatcttacataaaatattacaacattatTTGTGCATCGCACAGGCAGCTTACTAACAGGGTCAGCTCAACAActttgggggccttaggcgaaaATTTTAAGCGAGACCTTTTTATATTTAgatattaatcaaataatatatattgaatttttttaatttaaaatttatttttcttactttttgagatgcaaaattactaattaagtttttgatatgatacatatcaaattattaattggtatAATAGTTTATACCAATTGATTAAGTGAGAAAACGTGTTGTCTTATAACTATGGGCTGCACTGTGCAGTGTAGCCTGTGCTATTGTGCGCTTGTGCAGTGCAGATGTGAGATGTCCAGCCTATACTCCTATGGCTAAGGGTGAAAGCAAAAAATGTGTCCTATCGTAGTGAAAAAGGGTCCAATTAAGAGAGGGGCAAAAAAGGGTCCTATCATAGTAGAATTTTGCATCAATATTTTCCCAGCCTGTCCTGTGACTAAAAATGTGTCTCATCAATCAATTGTGcagtaaaataaactaaaaaatatatataatttaagttaaataaatagTAGACTCATCATCTTTATTTTCGAAAAGATAGAGAAGGGAAGAAGATTACCTTTGGTACACTTCCCCTTTCCAATTTTGAATTCGTTGTGAATTGAAgggaatcaacaaagaaaatttttaaccTAGACTGAGTTTATGGAAAaagatcaagaatcaagatgaagatgaagaaaagaaaggtaagaaTATAGATGagcagagagatagagagatgagagatttttcttttgtttttgaaatttataatctttattttagcatatttcaagacaattacgttgtattattaatgaatttgtttggt
The DNA window shown above is from Quercus lobata isolate SW786 chromosome 7, ValleyOak3.0 Primary Assembly, whole genome shotgun sequence and carries:
- the LOC115951385 gene encoding probable glutamate carboxypeptidase AMP1 isoform X1, which translates into the protein MVETVWKATSKPSPLCTFLLLIILCILGFYSLHYPDSTVINPNAQNALRFRQIFLSSASNHTIASYLRALTQRPHLAGTAPSLATVNYVVSHFKNLNLQTHTTQYKTLLSYPTHSSLSAHFSNGTVHDLSLSDSSDDDAVVRPYHAYSPSGTAFAKAVFVNYGRDVDFQAIKALNVSVKGCVVVARRGDLPRGIVVQKAEENGAVAVLLYTEGEEVKGFERGTVMSGVGDPLSPGWAAVDDGESLEMEDARVLKRFPKIPSMPLSVRAARLILDSLGGAPPPEKWRVDLRGVGPGPTTLNFTYQGEKKVATIHNVFAVIRGSEEPDRYVLLGNHRDAWTYGAVDPNSGTAALLDIARRYALMIRLGWQPRRTIILCSWDAEEFGMIGSTEWVEQNLVNLGSKAVAYLNVDCAVQGPGFFVGATPQLDSLLLEVTKKVKDPDSEGLTVYEKWAATNAGTNIQRLGGVDSDFAPFVQHAGVPSIDIYYGRGFPVYHTAFDSYVWMTNNGDPLFHRHVAVAGIWGLLALHLADDSILPFNYLSYAEQLQRYKGILSNLLHENVSLHPLTTSIQELVSAAKEAEDEAKILRQQETTGDSVVLKKRALNDRLMLAERGFLDVDGLQGRQWFKHLIYGPPGDHESKLDFFPGVADAISQSARMSRKEIQAAIQHEIWRVSRAIQRAARALKGELT
- the LOC115951385 gene encoding probable glutamate carboxypeptidase AMP1 isoform X2; amino-acid sequence: MVETVWKATSKPSPLCTFLLLIILCILGFYSLHYPDSTVINPNAQNALRFRQIFLSSASNHTIASYLRALTQRPHLAGTAPSLATVNYVVSHFKNLNLQTHTTQYKTLLSYPTHSSLSAHFSNGTVHDLSLSDSSDDDAVVRPYHAYSPSGTAFAKAVFVNYGRDVDFQAIKALNVSVKGCVVVARRGDLPRGIVVQKAEENGAVAVLLYTEGEEVKGFERGTVMSGVGDPLSPGWAAVDDGESLEMEDARVLKRFPKIPSMPLSVRAARLILDSLGGAPPPEKWRVDLRGVGPGPTTLNFTYQGEKKVATIHNVFAVIRGSEEPDRYVLLGNHRDAWTYGAVDPNSGTAALLDIARRYALMIRLGWQPRRTIILCSWDAEEFGMIGSTEWVEQNLVNLGSKAVAYLNVDCAVQGPGFFVGATPQLDSLLLEVTKKVKDPDSEGLTVYEKWAATNAGTNIQRLGGVDSDFAPFVQHAGVPSIDIYYGRGFPVYHTAFDSYVWMTNNGDPLFHRHVAVAGIWGLLALHLADDSILPFNYLSYAEQLQRYKGILSNLLHENVSLHPLTTSIQELVSAAKEAEDEAKSRY